The following coding sequences lie in one Halomonas sp. 'Soap Lake #6' genomic window:
- a CDS encoding metal ABC transporter solute-binding protein, Zn/Mn family — MDKRAPWVITLLLVTTAYTTQAFGAASLKVIASFTVIEDLVKRVAGSDISIKTVVPTGEDVHRWELTPPNVLAIEEADIVFFNGHGLEPWMRHVEAMAHDSLTLTALAENADYEPLPILTGQYKGNPNPHMWMDPKGAAAYVEVIAKTLSEHYPEKAAAFNARATGAINDLTLLGQQLSERLEGIPQTNRLLFTSEAGMSYFARAYDFEEAAIWGLNHETLGSAQAMESMSQRLADNRPQALFYESTVPFIHMDALAREVGVPLKGPLYVDTLSATDGPAYNYPAMLRHNVELLHEGLGGARAEE; from the coding sequence ATGGATAAGCGAGCACCTTGGGTTATCACGCTCTTATTAGTAACAACCGCATATACCACACAGGCATTTGGCGCTGCTTCACTAAAGGTCATCGCATCGTTCACTGTGATTGAAGATTTAGTTAAGCGGGTAGCAGGCAGCGACATCAGCATTAAGACCGTTGTTCCGACCGGTGAGGATGTGCACCGCTGGGAATTAACGCCTCCCAATGTGCTGGCTATTGAGGAGGCCGATATTGTTTTTTTTAACGGGCATGGCTTAGAGCCCTGGATGCGCCACGTAGAAGCGATGGCCCATGATAGCCTCACCCTAACCGCCCTTGCAGAAAATGCCGACTATGAGCCTCTGCCAATTTTAACCGGGCAGTACAAAGGCAACCCAAACCCCCATATGTGGATGGACCCCAAAGGCGCAGCTGCTTACGTAGAGGTAATTGCCAAAACCCTAAGCGAGCACTACCCCGAAAAAGCAGCAGCGTTTAATGCGCGAGCAACTGGGGCGATCAATGATTTAACGCTGCTGGGCCAACAGCTATCAGAGCGCCTAGAGGGCATTCCCCAAACCAATCGCCTACTCTTTACCAGTGAGGCAGGGATGAGCTATTTTGCTCGCGCTTATGACTTTGAAGAGGCGGCCATCTGGGGGCTGAATCATGAAACGCTAGGCAGCGCTCAGGCCATGGAATCCATGAGCCAACGACTGGCTGACAATCGCCCACAGGCGCTATTTTATGAAAGCACCGTTCCCTTTATTCACATGGATGCCCTTGCCCGCGAGGTGGGCGTGCCCCTTAAAGGCCCGCTGTATGTGGATACCCTGAGCGCCACAGATGGCCCTGCCTATAATTACCCCGCAATGCTGCGCCATAATGTGGAGCTGCTGCATGAAGGCCTAGGCGGAGCGCGGGCAGAAGAGTAG